A genomic segment from Octopus sinensis linkage group LG4, ASM634580v1, whole genome shotgun sequence encodes:
- the LOC115210338 gene encoding uncharacterized protein LOC115210338, producing the protein MDGIVAGRKLLEASLPKEDTIGIISGGLVGGLAAMLILVFLFALCNTCKESKKEQSKTGTLPKMMTDSTHRDVVQSIIESDHLAVDFETGIIPLSNGIAPTKSWTSDLAMFTRPSSMDGSVLPNGRQLPSPPGPSTSHPLPDVTMVNQSPNVLPNGNRKSCHLPACNSASEDGVNKDPDPYNHIGQPGTGTGGKGTSCNNNNNNNDVRRREEQEGVEEEGENTYDTAYDRVGTASSSVVVKKSGCITLTQADFDNYGSEQLYASVDGDEEDDDDADNTYASLRLGKKRPAAPPLALALTPTDATFRDISYSIVPGDDDTDDPYSKIPGDLVLARPDVEDPYSSVDGRPTDGCCGAAGPVLLPIAAATGASANIAVPETTSPLSPDDLPGHIVEDDYATVNKLPRSPNNIAVTLDVPPDILMAPPPEPPRAYKEEDFLNRDNPPPDHVDAAPAGAGPILLPEPVAQPPKAEYPYTKVTARESLSSINARQRLLNMYETVPETENTYATVDGGSGDGVVVRRTNRSESIPKRNSQISETYAEIGATGLHAESAPVPPSLDSLRTVTKQNPHGNDFRRSGGDFLQAAAELPHEYDVVSKRRTFPIDFSQAHYDVPSASPSTQTMSSSSQKGLANHNDSHQLPPPSLGGGHKPRSPLGGFSIASLSVATSSGAGAGGAGKSQEAASGSCDLPSSSKRDTPDSSARNSSTISPRTDPDYQSLRDGTGSENDSEYDPNYETVEDAQRKAAALRQSKAQRRHFYEEVDAAQLPKPSSPSPPSSGCASATTTPAAPVAAMTRATAADARERVLRQHTYEDVREVRRQHRAMRWSQEK; encoded by the exons ATGGATGGTATCGTAGCTGGTCGTAAGCTATTGGAAGCCTCTTTACCAAAAGAAGACACTATTGGCATCATATCTGGTGGTTTAGTTGGAGGGCTAGCTGCCATGTTGATCCTGGTCTTTCTCTTCGCTCTCTGCAATACATGTAAGGAGAG CAAAAAAGAGCAAAGCAAAACTGGAACACTCCCTAAAATGATGACTGATAGTACCCACAGAGATGTTGTTCAG TCCATTATTGAATCTGATCACTTAGCTGTTGATTTTGAAACTGGAATCATTCCATTATCAAATGGTATCGCACCTACCAAAAGTTGGACATCAGATCTGGCCATGTTCAC CAGACCTAGTTCCATGGATGGTTCCGTGCTACCAAATGGTCGTCAATTGCCGTCTCCCCCTGGTCCATCCACCAGTCACCCATTACCTGATGTCACTATGGTCAACCAGTCACCCAATGTACTCCCCAATGGTAACCGCAAGAGCTGCCACTTGCCTGCTTGTAATTCAGCCAGTGAGGACGGGGTGAACAAGGACCCGGACCCTTACAACCACATTGGACAGCCAGGGACTGGAACTGGTGGCAAAGGCAccagttgcaacaacaacaacaacaacaatgatgtgcGGAGACGCGAGGAGCAGGAGGGAgtggaagaggaaggggagaatACGTACGACACGGCGTATGACCGTGTGGGGACAGCATCATCATCGGTTGTGGTGAAGAAGAGTGGCTGCATCACGTTGACGCAGGCTGACTTTGATAACTACGGCAGTGAGCAGTTGTACGCCTctgttgatggtgatgaagaggatgatgatgatgcagacaaTACTTATGCATCGCTAAGGCTCGGCAAGAAGCGACCAGCAGCGCCCCCACTGGCTCTGGCCCTCACTCCGACAGATGCGACATTCCGTGACATCTCCTATAGTATTGTACCCGGCGACGACGACACGGACGACCCGTATTCCAAGATCCCGGGAGACCTTGTACTGGCAAGACCCGATGTAGAGGACCCTTACTCTAGCGTGGACGGCAGACCGACGGACGGCTGCTGTGGTGCGGCGGGGCCAGTATTACTGCCGATAGCCGCAGCAACAGGAGCGTCGGCCAACATAGCAGTCCCCGAGACCACATCACCCCTGTCTCCTGATGACCTGCCAGGTCACATTGTCGAGGACGACTACGCTACAGTGAACAAGTTGCCAAGAAGCCCGAACAATATCGCTGTAACCCTAGATGTACCCCCTGATATACTGAtggcaccaccaccagaaccaccgcGGGCCTACAAGGAGGAGGACTTCCTCAACCGTGACAACCCGCCACCAGATCATGTGGATGCTGCTCCAGCTGGAGCTGGTCCCATCCTTTTACCAGAGCCTGTTGCTCAGCCAC CTAAAGCAGAATACCCCTACACCAAAGTGACAGCCAGGGAGTCACTATCCAGTATAAATGCCCGACAAAGACTGCTAAACATGTACGAAACTGTTCCAGAAACAGAGAACACCTACGCTACC GTTGATGGTGGTTCAGGGGATGGTGTTGTCGTGCGTCGGACAAACCGTTCCGAGAGCATCCCAAAACGAAATAGCCAAATTAGTGAAACATATGCTGAAATTGGAGCAACAG gTTTACATGCGGAATCTGCGCCcgttccaccatcacttgattcCTTACGAACTGTAACAAAACAGAATCCCCATGGCAACGACTTCCGTCGGTCAGGGGGTGACTTTCTACAGGCGGCTGCTGAGTTGCCACACGAGTACGATGTGGTGAGCAAACGTCGTACGTTCCCCATAGACTTCTCACAAGCACACTATGACGTTCCGTCAGCATCCCCATCAACACAAACCATGTCATCTTCATCTCAGAAAGGTCTTGCTAACCATAATGATTCCCACCAGCTGCCTCCACCCTCCTTGGGAGGTGGACACAAACCCAGAAGTCCCTTGGGTGGATTTTCAATTGCATCCTTGTCAGTTGCAACATCATCAGGGGCGGGGGCAGGAGGAGCGGGGAAGTCGCAAGAGGCCGCCTCGGGCTCCTGTGATTTGCCCTCGTCAAGCAAGAGGGACACACCTGATTCCTCAGCAAGGAATTCATCCACAATATCCCCACGTACCGACCCCGATTATCAGAGTCTGAGAGATGGCACCGGCAGTGAGAATGACAGCGAGTACGATCCTAACTACGAGACGGTGGAGGACGCGCAGCGCAAGGCGGCTGCACTGCGCCAAAGTAAGGCACAGCGACGCCACTTCTATGAGGAAGTGGATGCTGCACAGCTGCCAAAACCTTCGAGCCCGTCACCACCGTCGTCTGGCTGTGCCAGTGCAACGACAACACCAGCTGCACCGGTTGCAGCAATGACGAGGGCGACGGCTGCAGACGCTCGCGAGCGTGTACTGCGCCAACACACGTACGAGGACGTGCGAGAGGTGAGAAGACAACACAGAGCAATGCGCTGGAGCcaagagaagtaa